Proteins encoded in a region of the Zea mays cultivar B73 chromosome 2, Zm-B73-REFERENCE-NAM-5.0, whole genome shotgun sequence genome:
- the LOC100279773 gene encoding rho GTPase-activating protein 7 isoform X10 — protein sequence MEYFAMTQQMWREKRPTKSLVVGRPILLALEDIDGSPSFLEKALCFLEKHGIKVEGILRQAADVEEVDRRLQEYEQGRTEFAPEEDAHVIGDCVKHVLRELPSSPVPASCCTALLEAFRLDIKESRIKSMRAAISETFPEPTRRLLQRILKMMHTVASHTAENRMTPSAVAACMAPLLLRPLLSGECELEDDFDMSDDSAAQLIAAANAANSAQGIVTTLLEEYESIFNDEHFRCSLSPDSQTGDSGSEESTDDETVDIKDNGFHDAENDVDQELDDAERILNGKLSETSACVHADLHDYKEVNGNDSDAELFVEDNTFEPNVNLNDTPLSRLIENGKKPSNLASSHETPLSVGEILSSLDAGVPLPGRAAEYSKDRLSSKPNGIQQHVKRTNLWGRSNARKGQRSELVDPSSEEELAIQRLEVMKNDLQVRIAKEARSNAILQASLERRKQALHERRVALEQNVSRLQEQLQAERDLRAALEIGLSMYSSQFSSSHSMDSKTKAELEEIALAEADVARLKQKVAELHLQLNQQRQHQYGSSVDANDCPPHLPNHLSQNTVQTGFDRTVAFCNQEKQRNEESLPCTSHWRSIKQHVLSQDSSRPFSRKHSSDTSLSDSMEASTSVLAEGGPLLVNIARTTEQGVEYGRPPTVPSSTLVELTTRLDFFKERRSQLMEQLHSLDLGHGSASHGFPYKSSSPWNNPR from the exons ATGGAATATTTCGCAATGACACAACAGATGT GGAGAGAGAAGAGACCTACCAAATCACTAGTTGTTGGCAGGCCAATACTACTTGCACTGGAAGATATAGATGGCAGTCCTTCTTTTCTGGAAAAAGCTTTGTGTTTCCTTGAGAAACATG GAATAAAGGTGGAAGGAATTTTGCGTCAAGCTGCAGATGTGGAGGAGGTTGACAGGAGATTGCAAGAATATGAGCAAG GAAGGACAGAGTTTGCACCAGAAGAGGATGCTCATGTTATTGGTGACTGTGTAAAA CATGTTCTCCGGGAGCTTCCATCTTCTCCTGTTCCAGCTTCCTGCTGTACAGCATTATTGGAAGCTTTCC GTCTGGACATCAAGGAATCTCGGATCAAATCTATGCGTGCAGCAATATCTGAAACATTTCCTGAGCCTACTAGGCGGCTGCTACAGAG AATTTTGAAAATGATGCATACCGTTGCTTCTCATACTGCCGAGAATAGAATGACTCCATCAGCAGTTGCTGCATGTATGGCCCCACTCTTGTTGCGTCCCCTTCTTTCTGGTGAATGCGAGCTGGAAGATGATTTTGACATGAGTGATGACAGTGCTGCTCAGCTTATTGCTGCTGCAAATGCTGCTAACAGCGCTCAAGGCATTGTAACTACTCTAttagaggaatacgagagtatatTCAAT GATGAGCACTTTAGGTGCTCCTTATCACCTGATTCTCAAACAGGAGATAGTGGAAGTGAAGAATCAACTGATGATGAAACTGTGGATATCAAGGATAATGGGTTTCATGATGCAGAAAATGATGTAGATCAAGAATTAGATGATGCCGAGCGAATACTGAATGGAAAATTGAGTGAAACCAGTGCATGTGTCCATGCTGACCTCCATGACTACAAG GAAGTTAATGGCAACGATTCAGACGCTGAGCTCTTTGTTGAGGATAACACATTTGAACCAAATGTAAATTTAAATGATACTCCCCTAAGTCGTTTAATAGAAAATGGAAAGAAACCATCAAATCTGGCGTCCAGTCATGAAACTCCATTATCAGTGGGAGAAATTCTTTCGTCTTTGGATGCTGGAGTTCCATTACCTGGTCGTGCAGCTGAATATTCCAAGGACAGACTCTCTAGCAAACCCAATGGAATTCAGCAGCATGTGAAGCGTACTAACTTATGGGGACGGAGCAAT GCAAGAAAGGGCCAACGTTCAGAGTTAGTTGatccttcaagtgaagaaga GCTTGCTATTCAACGACTTGAGGTAATGAAGAATGACCTACAGGTCAGGATTGCAAAGGAG GCTAGAAGTAATGCAATCCTACAGGCAAGTTTAGAAAGAAGAAAACAAGCACTACATGAGCGCCGTGTGGCTCTGGAACAAAAT GTGTCAAGGTTGCAAGAGCAGCTACAGGCTGAAAGGGATCTTAGAGCTGCACTGGAGATTGGATTAAGCATGTATTCTTCACAATTTTCTAGCTCGCACTCCATGGACTCAAAG ACAAAGGCAGAGCTTGAGGAAATTGCTCTCGCAGAAGCTGATGTTGCAAGATTAAAACAGAAGGTTGCAGAGCTGCATCTCCAACTCAATCAACAGCGCCAGCACCAGTATGGCTCTTCGGTAGATGCAAATGATTGTCCTCCGCACCTTCCAAATCATCTCTCACA GAACACTGTCCAAACTGGATTTGATAGGACCGTTGCTTTTTGTAATCAAGAGAAGCAAAGAAATGAG GAGAGCTTGCCGTGCACATCCCACTGGAGAAGCATCAAACAGCATGTGCTCTCTCAGGATTCTTCAAGGCCTTTCTCCCGAAAGCATTCCTCAGACACCTCCTTGAGTGATTCAATGGAGGCATCAACAAGTGTGCTTGCAGAGGGCGGGCCACTGTTGGTGAACATCGCCAGAACAACAGAA CAGGGTGTTGAATACGGGAGACCTCCGACTGTGCCGTCATCTACTCTAGTTGAACTAACAACCAGGCTAGATTTCTTCAAAGAACGGCGGTCACAATTGATGGAACAGCTCCACAGCCTCGATTTAGGGCATGGATCCGCGTCCCATGGTTTCCCATACAAATCTTCATCTCCCTGGAACAACCCAAGGTAG
- the LOC100279773 gene encoding rho GTPase-activating protein 7 isoform X11, giving the protein MEYFAMTQQMWREKRPTKSLVVGRPILLALEDIDGSPSFLEKALCFLEKHGIKVEGILRQAADVEEVDRRLQEYEQGRTEFAPEEDAHVIGDCVKHVLRELPSSPVPASCCTALLEAFRLDIKESRIKSMRAAISETFPEPTRRLLQRILKMMHTVASHTAENRMTPSAVAACMAPLLLRPLLSGECELEDDFDMSDDSAAQLIAAANAANSAQGIVTTLLEEYESIFNDEHFRCSLSPDSQTGDSGSEESTDDETVDIKDNGFHDAENDVDQELDDAERILNGKLSETSACVHADLHDYKEVNGNDSDAELFVEDNTFEPNVNLNDTPLSRLIENGKKPSNLASSHETPLSVGEILSSLDAGVPLPGRAAEYSKDRLSSKPNGIQQHVKRTNLWGRSNARKGQRSELVDPSSEEELAIQRLEVMKNDLQVRIAKEARSNAILQASLERRKQALHERRVALEQNVSRLQEQLQAERDLRAALEIGLSMYSSQFSSSHSMDSKTKAELEEIALAEADVARLKQKVAELHLQLNQQRQHQYGSSVDANDCPPHLPNHLSQNTVQTGFDRTVAFCNQEKQRNEESLPCTSHWRSIKQHVLSQDSSRPFSRKHSSDTSLSDSMEASTSVLAEGGPLLVNIARTTEGVEYGRPPTVPSSTLVELTTRLDFFKERRSQLMEQLHSLDLGHGSASHGFPYKSSSPWNNPR; this is encoded by the exons ATGGAATATTTCGCAATGACACAACAGATGT GGAGAGAGAAGAGACCTACCAAATCACTAGTTGTTGGCAGGCCAATACTACTTGCACTGGAAGATATAGATGGCAGTCCTTCTTTTCTGGAAAAAGCTTTGTGTTTCCTTGAGAAACATG GAATAAAGGTGGAAGGAATTTTGCGTCAAGCTGCAGATGTGGAGGAGGTTGACAGGAGATTGCAAGAATATGAGCAAG GAAGGACAGAGTTTGCACCAGAAGAGGATGCTCATGTTATTGGTGACTGTGTAAAA CATGTTCTCCGGGAGCTTCCATCTTCTCCTGTTCCAGCTTCCTGCTGTACAGCATTATTGGAAGCTTTCC GTCTGGACATCAAGGAATCTCGGATCAAATCTATGCGTGCAGCAATATCTGAAACATTTCCTGAGCCTACTAGGCGGCTGCTACAGAG AATTTTGAAAATGATGCATACCGTTGCTTCTCATACTGCCGAGAATAGAATGACTCCATCAGCAGTTGCTGCATGTATGGCCCCACTCTTGTTGCGTCCCCTTCTTTCTGGTGAATGCGAGCTGGAAGATGATTTTGACATGAGTGATGACAGTGCTGCTCAGCTTATTGCTGCTGCAAATGCTGCTAACAGCGCTCAAGGCATTGTAACTACTCTAttagaggaatacgagagtatatTCAAT GATGAGCACTTTAGGTGCTCCTTATCACCTGATTCTCAAACAGGAGATAGTGGAAGTGAAGAATCAACTGATGATGAAACTGTGGATATCAAGGATAATGGGTTTCATGATGCAGAAAATGATGTAGATCAAGAATTAGATGATGCCGAGCGAATACTGAATGGAAAATTGAGTGAAACCAGTGCATGTGTCCATGCTGACCTCCATGACTACAAG GAAGTTAATGGCAACGATTCAGACGCTGAGCTCTTTGTTGAGGATAACACATTTGAACCAAATGTAAATTTAAATGATACTCCCCTAAGTCGTTTAATAGAAAATGGAAAGAAACCATCAAATCTGGCGTCCAGTCATGAAACTCCATTATCAGTGGGAGAAATTCTTTCGTCTTTGGATGCTGGAGTTCCATTACCTGGTCGTGCAGCTGAATATTCCAAGGACAGACTCTCTAGCAAACCCAATGGAATTCAGCAGCATGTGAAGCGTACTAACTTATGGGGACGGAGCAAT GCAAGAAAGGGCCAACGTTCAGAGTTAGTTGatccttcaagtgaagaaga GCTTGCTATTCAACGACTTGAGGTAATGAAGAATGACCTACAGGTCAGGATTGCAAAGGAG GCTAGAAGTAATGCAATCCTACAGGCAAGTTTAGAAAGAAGAAAACAAGCACTACATGAGCGCCGTGTGGCTCTGGAACAAAAT GTGTCAAGGTTGCAAGAGCAGCTACAGGCTGAAAGGGATCTTAGAGCTGCACTGGAGATTGGATTAAGCATGTATTCTTCACAATTTTCTAGCTCGCACTCCATGGACTCAAAG ACAAAGGCAGAGCTTGAGGAAATTGCTCTCGCAGAAGCTGATGTTGCAAGATTAAAACAGAAGGTTGCAGAGCTGCATCTCCAACTCAATCAACAGCGCCAGCACCAGTATGGCTCTTCGGTAGATGCAAATGATTGTCCTCCGCACCTTCCAAATCATCTCTCACA GAACACTGTCCAAACTGGATTTGATAGGACCGTTGCTTTTTGTAATCAAGAGAAGCAAAGAAATGAG GAGAGCTTGCCGTGCACATCCCACTGGAGAAGCATCAAACAGCATGTGCTCTCTCAGGATTCTTCAAGGCCTTTCTCCCGAAAGCATTCCTCAGACACCTCCTTGAGTGATTCAATGGAGGCATCAACAAGTGTGCTTGCAGAGGGCGGGCCACTGTTGGTGAACATCGCCAGAACAACAGAA GGTGTTGAATACGGGAGACCTCCGACTGTGCCGTCATCTACTCTAGTTGAACTAACAACCAGGCTAGATTTCTTCAAAGAACGGCGGTCACAATTGATGGAACAGCTCCACAGCCTCGATTTAGGGCATGGATCCGCGTCCCATGGTTTCCCATACAAATCTTCATCTCCCTGGAACAACCCAAGGTAG